TCGCTGAGTTTGCTTGCCTGCCTTACCCTCCCCGCTCTCGCCTTCGCTGAAACCACTACCGCGTGCACCACCTGCGAACCCATGGATGCGGGCAAAGCCGTCGGCAAGCTCATGCGCGGCGCGATCAACATCTGCACCGGCTGGGTGGAAATCCCCAAGCGCGTCAACGAAACCTCCCAGACCTCCGGAGCCGCCGCCGGCTTTACCTGGGGGGTTCTTCGCGGCTTCGGCCATGGCTTCATCCGCACCGCCGCCGGTTTGTATGAAGTCGTCACCTTTCCGTTTCCGGCACCGCCCGGATATGCTCCGGTGATTCAACCCGAATACATCTTTTCGTAGCGCACATAGCGCAACGCTAACCGAGGAGGTGGAGGGATGGCATCCGGGTATGGCGCATGGGGCAATACGATGATTGTCGAACCGGTGCAAGCCTTGGTCAACCAGCTGATGGTCTTCCTGCCCACCTTGCTGGGCGCTCTGCTGCTGCTGCTGATCGGGTGGTTGGTGGCGGTGTTGATTCAAAACATCGTCACGCGCGTCCTCAAAAC
The Candidatus Omnitrophota bacterium genome window above contains:
- a CDS encoding exosortase system-associated protein, TIGR04073 family; translation: MADVRVRRIWLVSLSLLACLTLPALAFAETTTACTTCEPMDAGKAVGKLMRGAINICTGWVEIPKRVNETSQTSGAAAGFTWGVLRGFGHGFIRTAAGLYEVVTFPFPAPPGYAPVIQPEYIFS